A single region of the Malus sylvestris chromosome 8, drMalSylv7.2, whole genome shotgun sequence genome encodes:
- the LOC126632403 gene encoding protein JINGUBANG-like, protein MLAEAESIPRSKFENLAHSAPNIPASAGMVTDLDVEYPTRNSSASALSAACSLDPTRMSGECSPMTMSPWNNTSSSPFSKSPWQPFEESNVPPNGLIGSLLREEGHIYSLAATGDLLYTGSDSKNIRVWKNLKEFSGFKSNSGLVKAIVISGDKLFTGHQDGKIRVWRVSSKDQSVHKRAGTLPTMMDIFKYSVKPSNYVQVRRQKKLWIKHSDAVSCLSLSEDKKLLYSASWDRTLKVWRIETSKCIESIHAHDDAVNSVVASVEGMVYTGAADGTVKVWKKEQSRKIIKHTLAQTLLKQESAVTALAASASGSIVYCGSSDGLVNFWEREKQLSHGGVLKGHKLAVLCLAAAGNLVFSGSADKTICVWRREGTIHTCLSVLSGHTGPVKCLAVEKDKDVNASKADEQRWIVYSGSLDKSVKVWGVSEQAPELTAMSHQRGGFDADSIPSDGSYSSSAGRGSSHNKRF, encoded by the coding sequence ATGTTGGCGGAGGCGGAGTCTATACCTCGGAGTAAGTTTGAAAACCTCGCGCATTCTGCCCCCAACATCCCCGCCTCCGCCGGCATGGTGACCGACCTCGACGTAGAATACCCGACACGGAACAGCAGTGCCTCCGCCCTCAGCGCGGCTTGCTCTCTTGACCCGACGCGAATGAGCGGTGAGTGTTCTCCGATGACAATGTCGCCCTGGAACAACACCTCCAGTTCCCCCTTCTCCAAGTCACCCTGGCAGCCGTTCGAGGAATCTAACGTTCCTCCGAACGGCCTTATTGGGTCTCTCCTCCGCGAGGAAGGCCATATCTACTCTCTCGCGGCCACAGGAGACCTGCTGTACACCGGTTCGGACAGCAAGAACATCCGGGTGTGGAAAAATCTCAAAGAATTCAGTGGATTCAAATCGAACAGTGGGCTCGTGAAAGCAATCGTCATTTCAGGCGACAAGCTCTTCACGGGTCACCAAGATGGAAAGATCCGGGTGTGGCGGGTCTCATCGAAAGACCAGAGCGTGCACAAACGCGCCGGGACTCTGCCTACAATGATGGATATCTTTAAATACTCCGTGAAACCCAGCAATTACGTTCAGGTGCGGCGGCAGAAGAAGCTCTGGATCAAGCATTCCGACGCAGTTTCGTGCCTGAGCCTCAGTGAGGACAAGAAGCTTCTTTACTCTGCCTCCTGGGACAGGACGTTAAAAGTGTGGCGAATTGAAACCTCGAAATGCATCGAATCGATCCATGCGCACGACGACGCGGTGAACTCCGTCGTCGCGAGCGTGGAGGGGATGGTGTACACGGGGGCGGCGGACGGGACGGTTAAAGTTTGGAAGAAGGAGCAGAGCAGGAAGATCATCAAGCACACTCTGGCGCAGACGCTGCTGAAGCAGGAGAGCGCGGTGACGGCGCTCGCCGCCAGCGCGTCGGGGTCAATAGTTTACTGCGGATCGTCAGACGGGTTGGTGAATTTCTGGGAGCGGGAGAAGCAGCTGTCGCACGGCGGCGTGCTGAAGGGGCACAAGCTGGCGGTACTCTGTTTGGCGGCGGCGGGGAACTTGGTATTCAGCGGGTCGGCAGACAAGACGATTTGCGTGTGGCGGAGGGAGGGAACGATCCACACGTGCCTGTCGGTTCTGTCCGGGCACACGGGGCCGGTGAAGTGCCTTGCAGTGGAGAAGGACAAGGATGTAAATGCGAGTAAAGCGGACGAGCAGCGGTGGATTGTGTATAGCGGGAGTCTGGATAAGTCGGTGAAGGTATGGGGGGTGTCGGAGCAGGCGCCGGAGCTGACGGCGATGAGTCACCAGCGCGGGGGGTTCGATGCGGATTCGATTCCGTCCGATGGGAGTTATTCGTCTTCGGCGGGTCGGGGCAGCAGCCATAACAAGAGGTTCTGA
- the LOC126632402 gene encoding inactive protein kinase SELMODRAFT_444075-like, producing the protein MVGQGGTAANKGGSADKVIVAVKAEKVISKTALAWALTHVVHPGDCVTLLAVFSTAKTGGKFWNFPRFTGDCGSRRREDLPDRICQISDSCSQMVLQFHSQIQVTVRIKVVVSTPGGVVAAEARCNGANWVVLDKKLKQERKHCMDELGCNIVMMNGTEPKVLRLNLACQDELQTPFFSAASSPGSHVGKFQGHHRMKHSTPVSSPEEPSSSYTRTTGDGSSSSYDTVTSLFLVYEQNPLFEGPRIGDRIPNDLEDPYEELETIGERLINLSKPLTSSAVTTQSVFWIPQNHIVDHGKPPTPQNRKNDDKPRSPTFHTLFEECSPFDQDTRIDQFEPKETPKKGYLINSSIRDAVSLGRTSSTPPPLCSLCQHKTPVFGKPPKQFSYKELEEATDTFSDINFLAEGGFGVVHRGVLRDGQVVAVKQLKFGGSQADADFCREVRVLSCAQQRNVVLLIGYCIEGKARVLVYEYICNSSLDFHLHGKRTRLDCESRLKIATGAARGLRYLHEDCRVGCIVHRDLRPNNILLTHDFEPLVADFGLARFYSEWEMSSEDRVIGTSGYLAPEYVDGGQITHKIDVYAFGIVLLELMTGRRITELQYAKGHRYLEEWLHPLATSEPHHILPTHYQLLDPDLASDENPDFPHQLQALACAASLCLRRDPESRPPMSKVLRVLEGGDPVVPLGLDLNTAGSRSGHLPGLRRLEARGSHSRTLSH; encoded by the exons ATGGTCGGACAAGGTGGCACCGCCGCGAATAAGGGCGGAAGCGCGGATAAAGTAATAGTGGCTGTGAAAGCAGAGAAGGTGATTTCGAAAACGGCATTGGCCTGGGCGCTCACTCACGTCGTTCACCCCGGCGACTGCGTGACCTTGCTCGCCGTCTTCTCCACCGCTAAAACCG GTGGAAAATTCTGGAACTTCCCGAGATTCACCGGAGATTGCGGGAGCCGTCGCCGGGAAGATTTGCCGGATCGGATTTGCCAGATCTCCGATTCGTGTTCGCAGATGGTTCTCCAGTTTCACAGCCAAATCCAG GTAACAGTGAGGATTAAGGTAGTAGTAAGTACACCAGGTGGGGTTGTGGCGGCTGAAGCAAGATGCAACGGCGCCAATTGGGTCGTACTGGACaa AAAGTTGAAGCAAGAGCGGAAGCATTGCATGGATGAGCTTGGATGCAACATTGTCATGATGAATGGAACTGAGCCTAAAGTCCTGAGACTCAATCTAGCATGCCAAGATGAACTCCAAACCCCATTCTTTTCTGCCGCTTCTTCACCAGGATCTCATGTTGGAAAATTTCAAGGGCATCATAGAATGAAGCATTCCACTCCGGTTAGCAGTCCTGAAGAACCAAGCTCCTCCTACACAAGAACCACGGGAGACGGTTCATCGTCAAGTTACGACACTGTGACTTCTCTTTTTCTCGTCTATGAACAGAATCCTCTTTTCGAAGGACCACGAATAGGAGACCGCATACCAAATGATTTAGAGGATCCGTATGAAGAACTTGAGACAATTGGAGAGAGGCTTATTAATCTATCTAAACCTCTAACGTCATCTGCAGTCACTACTCAGAGTGTCTTTTGGATCCCCCAAAATCACATTGTTGATCATGGAAAGCCTCCAACTccccaaaatagaaaaaacGATGACAAACCAAGATCTCCCACTTTCCATACTCTTTTTGAAGAGTGTTCACCATTTGATCAAGATACAAGGATAGATCAATTTGAGCCGAAGGAAACTCCTAAGAAAGGGTACCTTATTAATTCTAGCATCAGGGATGCTGTTTCTTTGGGTAGAACCTCCTCAACACCTCCACCATTATGCTCTCTATGTCAACACAAAACACCGGTATTTGGGAAACCTCCAAAGCAGTTCTCGTACAAAGAGTTGGAGGAAGCTACAGACACGTTCTCAGATATCAACTTCTTGGCAGAAGGTGGTTTTGGTGTGGTGCACAGGGGAGTTTTGAGAGACGGTCAAGTTGTTGCTGTGAAGCAGTTGAAGTTTGGTGGATCTCAAGCAGATGCTGACTTCTGCAGGGAAGTACGAGTATTGAGTTGCGCGCAACAGAGGAACGTTGTGTTGCTGATAGGGTATTGTATTGAAGGCAAGGCAAGGGTATTGGTTTATGAGTACATCTGCAACAGCTCGTTGGATTTCCATTTGCATG GGAAAAGAACCCGTCTAGATTGCGAATCGAGGCTAAAGATAGCAACAGGAGCAGCCCGTGGTCTACGATATCTGCACGAAGATTGTAGAGTGGGATGTATAGTACACAGAGACCTCCGACCCAACAATATCCTTCTGACCCACGATTTTGAACCTCTG GTTGCGGATTTTGGGCTTGCTAGATTTTACTCCGAATGGGAGATGAGCAGTGAGGACCGCGTGATTGGAACTTCAGG GTATCTGGCGCCGGAGTATGTGGATGGCGGGCAAATTACACATAAAATTGATGTGTATGCATTCGGAATAGTTCTGCTAGAGCTTATGACCGGTCGAAGAATCACTGAGCTACAATATGCCAAGGGACATCGTTATTTAGAAGAATGGCTCCACCCCCTAGCTACATCAGAGCCACACCACATCTTACCAACTCATTATCAGCTACTGGATCCGGACTTGGCCTCCGATGAAAATCCCGACTTTCCCCATCAACTACAGGCGCTGGCATGTGCTGCTTCTCTGTGTCTGCGTCGAGACCCTGAATCCAGACCCCCAATGTCAAAG GTGCTGAGAGTGCTAGAAGGCGGAGATCCGGTTGTTCCTCTGGGCCTAGACTTGAACACTGCTGGTAGTAGGAGTGGTCATTTGCCTGGACTGAGGCGACTCGAAGCAAGAGGAAGTCATTCTCGTACATTATCACATTGA